The Prunus persica cultivar Lovell chromosome G7, Prunus_persica_NCBIv2, whole genome shotgun sequence genome has a segment encoding these proteins:
- the LOC109950316 gene encoding uncharacterized protein LOC109950316, producing MSYPDNNASANVNPTENNEIEIDDHAPLWKYVKKLDKLGKGGGNTMFKCNYCHNTYKGSYSRVKFHLLKISGNGIAPCEMVTDEVFAEMKKLVRECEYRLKSAAPRQVSLPNTSSLLCSSVSNVEQKKRKGMNGPLDRAFQNEPREQCDAEVARMFYTGGLSFHLARNPHYRDSYFRASTLPGYVPPGYNALRTTLLQQEKRHVERCLQPIKSTWSTKGVSVCSDGWTDSQRRPLINIMATCESGPMFLKGINCDEEYKDKYCIANFLIDAIKEIGYQNMVQVITDNALVCRAAGLLVEARYPNIFWTPCVVHTLNLALKSICSPKPNDDWYDKCSWISEIAADVGSIKIFIVNHNMILTMYKDHCKLKLLSIAETRFASRLVMIRRFKEVKEGLEQMVISPNWSLYKEDDVSKARRVKEKILDEYFWDEIDYILSFTASIFEMIRMADTDKPSLHLVYEWWDTMIEKVKAAIYRKEHKQLHEESDFFDVVYQIILERWTKSSTPLHCLAHSLNPKKSPSYKEGVTQMWDIGGDGFDNLGEEGVGMLEIANLSLDEPSLEVALFTGEDIINIVVD from the exons ATGAGTTATCCGGATAATAATGCAAGTGCTAATGTTAATCCTACTGAGAATAATGAAATCGAGATAGATGATCATGCACCATTATGGAAGTATGTTAAAAAACTTGACAAGTTAGGAAAAGGAGGAGGAAATACTATGTTTAAATGCAATTATTGTCATAATACTTACAAAGGCTCCTACTCTAGAGTCAAGTTTCATTTGTTGAAAATATCAGGCAACGGGATTGCACCTTGCGAAATGGTTACTGATGAAGTTTTTGcagaaatgaaaaaacttgTGAGAGAATGTGAATACCGGTTGAAAAGTGCAGCTCCAAGACAAGTGTCTTTGCCTAATACTAGTTCTTTACTTTGTTCTTCTGTGTCTAATGTTGagcaaaagaagagaaagggaatgAATGGGCCCCTTGATAGAGCTTTTCAAAATGAGCCTAGAGAACAATGTGATGCTGAAGTTGCAAGAATGTTTTATACAGGTGGATTGTCCTTCCACTTGGCAAGGAATCCACATTATCGAGACTCCTATTTTCGTGCTTCTACGCTTCCAGGATATGTTCCACCAGGTTACAATGCACTAAGAACTACTCTTTTGCAACAAGAGAAGAGGCACGTTGAGCGATGTTTACAACCAATCAAGAGTACATGGAGCACTAAAGGTGTAAGTGTGTGTAGCGATGGGTGGACAGATTCACAAAGAAGACCACTTATTAACATTATGGCAACTTGTGAAAGCGGGCCTATGTTCTTGAAGGGAATTAATTGTGACGAAGAGTACAAGGACAAATATTGTATTGCCAACTTTCTTATCGATGCCATTAAGGAAATTGGTTATCAAAATATGGTTCAAGTAATCACTGACAATGCACTAGTTTGTAGAGCTGCTGGATTACTTGTTGAGGCTAGAtatcccaatatcttttggACACCATGTGTGGTTCACACTCTTAATCTTGCTTTGAAGAGCATATGTTCACCAAAACCAAATGACGATTGGTATGATAAATGTAGTTGGATTTCAGAGATTGCTGCTGATGTTGGGTCCATAAAAATTTTTATTGTGAACCATAATATGATATTGACTATGTATAAGGACCACTGCAAGTTGAAGCTGCTCTCCATTGCTGAAACAAGGTTTGCGTCTAGACTTGTGATGATTAGAAGATTTAAGGAAGTAAAGGAAGGTCTAGAACAAATGGTGATTAGTCCAAACTGGTCTTTATATAAAGAGGATGATGTTAGCAAAGCAAGAAGAGTGAAGGAAAAGATATTGGATGAATACTTTTGGGATGAGATTGATTATATACTTTCCTTTACAGCTTCTATATTTGAGATGATTAGGATGGCTGACACAGACAAACCTTCTCTTCATTTGGTTTATGAGTGGTGGGATACCATGATAGAGAAGGTGAAGGCAGCTATCTATAGGAAAGAGCACAAGCAACTGCATGAAGAAAGCGACTTTTTTGATGTGGTGTATCAAATTATACTGGAGCGATGGACTAAGAGTAGCACACCACTCCATTGTTTGGCACATTCTTTAAATCCTAA GAAGAGCCCAAGCTACAAAGAAGGTGTTACTCAAATGTGGGATATTGGAGGAGATGGATTTGATAACTTGGGTGAAGAAGGTGTTGGGATGCTTGAAATTGCTAACCTTTCTCTAGATGAACCATCATTGGAGGTTGCTTTATTTACCGGAGAAGacattataaatattgtaGTTGATtga